DNA from Pseudomonadota bacterium:
TGTATAAAGACTGTTCATTTCAGTTTCAGTTAATCCGGCAGATAGCAATTCGCTAATCCTGGCATTTATCCGGTTTCTTTCCGGGGGTGTAGAGGTTTCGCGGTTATGAGGTTCACCTTCGGTCAGTTTGTTGACAAAGCGCAATTGATGTAAAGTCTTGCCTAAGGCTGCATCAATTCTTTGTGCATCAACATTTTTAGCCACTCCTTCTTCAATTTTGTTAACCATTACCGATGCAGGAAGTTCTTCCTGAGTGGCTGTGCGTATCTGTTTAATCCAGCGTATTTTATTTTCATTACGTAATTTATGCCTGTTGGCGGCAGACAATATTCGGCCCAGGCTTTCATCATCTACACCCGCAGACTTTGCCAGGCGAATCTCGTTATCAAGCATAGTATTATCTTCGGCACATACGTACCAGGGTACGATGAGCAAAAACAGGATAAACAGTAATAAACTATATCTAAGTTTGGTTTTCATCTGAATATCCGTTACTAATTGTTAGGATGGAGTTTCGGGTTCCAAAACCGTCATCCTGCTCCCACAATGCGCGGGGGTCAGCAATGATTTTATTATCGTCAACAACAAAAGCATAAGTGTGGCGACCGGGTTGTATCTTAACGGAAAGTTGCCATGTGCCATCTGTCGGGTTTTTTTGCATATGATAATGTTCCGGTTGCCAGTGATTAAATGACCCAATAACTGCCACTGTTGTGGCTGATGGGTAATCTAAAATAAAGTTAACAGTTTTGATGTTGGCCGTTTTTGAGTTTGCAGTAAGAGGATAATCTGTGTGAGATATCCAAATTGTTTTATACACAAATAGAAGACCTACTATTAATATTATAGTACCGGCTGCATGAAGTGGGCGAATGGAAATAACTGTGAAAGGAGCTATTAGAAGACGTAAAATTTTTTGCCATAAGCTAACCTGTTTAGGCGAAATTCGCTGCATAACCGCTTGCGTAAAGTTACCTGGCGGTTCTTCATCCGGCAGGCCGGCAATCATGCCGGTTAGATAATTTATGTCAGAATTTTTATTTAAATCTATGTCTTTCATATTTTTCAATTGTCCTGTTTTCCTTTGGATACCTGCTTAATGGCAGAAAAAGACGATTGAAACAGATCACGCAGCTTTTCTAACCCTCTGCTTATACGCATTTTTGCACCACTTGTAGAAACCCCGAGAGCCTTGCCGATATCTCCCATCGGCAAACCTTCATGGTACCTCAATATCAATGCTTCCCTGTAATTATGGGGCAATTGATTCAGACAGTTTTTCAAACGCCTTGTATCCATTGAGACTATAATCCGATCTTCTGCATAAGTCTTTTCTTCCGGACAGTTTTCCATCAACCGGCCGACTTCTTCCGCATGTTTTGTGGCGTGTTTTTGTTTGCGCCAGCTGTCCCGGGCTAAATTTAACGCAATTGCGTACAGCCAGGGGAAAAAACTTTCACTTAGTCTGAATTTTTCAAGATTTTTATATGCTTTTAAAAATGTTTCCTGAGCCAGGTCTGCAGCATCTTCCCTGCTGCCTGTCATGCGAAACAAAAGGTTGAAAATCGGGCGCTTATACCGGTTTACCAGAATAGCGTATTCTTGTGCATTTCCATCCAGTATGGATTTTATCAGCAGGGTTTCTTTCAAATTCAGTACTCACGCCAGAGAAAAACATTTCACAGTTTAAAATTATTTTACACTCCACAATATATACGTTGTTTAATGAATATTGGTCACATTCAGGTTTTTTGATAATGAGCGATAATTCTTAATTAACTATAATCACTGAATTTTGTCTGTCGAAACCGTCAGTTTCTGTAAAAAGAGCATTTGGATCAAGCACCCATTGCCGGCTGTTAATGATAAATGCATAGCGATGGGTTCCGTGTGGGAGAATCAATTGGATTGACCATACCCCGTTTTGCTTATCAAGGCAGTGAGTATTTTGTGACCATTTATTAAAATCACCGGCAAGACAAACCGATTGAGCCTGACCTTCATATTTAAACAGCATAGTATGGGTATGATATTTCGCGACAAGAAATGCGATACTGCTGCAACCGCTAATCGTCATTATAATAATAAGTATAAAGATCCTTAAACAGATAGATCCAGTCATAATTTTCCATTATTTGTTGATAACAAAGATCACAGCCGATTTGCAAGTACTTCTCTGGGTTTAACGCCGTCTGAAGGTCCTACGACGCCTTCTTTTTCCATGACTTCGATTATACGGGCCGCCCTGTTATAACCTATGCGCAAATGCCTTTGTACCATTGATATCGACGCATGGCCGGTTTTTGTAACAAGTGCCACTGCGTCGTCATATCTTTCGTCGTATTCGGTTTCCTCATCACCGGATTCGTCAGCTGTTCGTGCTTCCGTAATTTTTTCGTCATACTCCGGCTTTTTTTGTTTCTTTAAAAATTCTGTTATTTTTGTTATTTCAGCCTCGGATATATATGCTCCGTGTATTCTCTGAATCCTTGAAGTTCCGGGTGGCATAAAAAGCATATCGCCGTTACCTAAAAGATTTTCAGCACCATTGGCATCTAATATGGTTCTCGAATCCGTTTTAGAAGAGACCTGAAAGGAAAGACGGGTAGGAAAATTTGCCTTTATTATGCCGGTTAATACGTTTACAGAAGGTCTTTGAGTGGCAAGAATCAGGTGAATTCCCGCAGCTCTTGCCATTTGGGCGATGCGGGTTAAAGAAACTTCCACATCACGCGAAGCTACCATCATCATATCAGCAAGTTCGTCAATAATAATAACGATGAGAGGGAGTTTTTCAAGATCTTCCCCTTTTTCATTTTTTTCTCCTTTGGCAACTTTATGCTGATACTGATTTATATTTCTTGCATGACTTTCCGAAAGAATAATATATCTTCTTTCCATTTCATTAACAGCCCAGAATAGGGCATTTGTAGCTTTTTTGATATCTGTAACAACCGGAGTAATAAGATGAGGAATACCATCATACATGGAAAGCTCAATTCTTTTAGGATCGACCATAAGAAGTTTAATCTCATCGGGAGTAGATTTATACAAAAGACTGCATATCATGGTGTTTAAAGCAACACTTTTCCCCGAACCTGTTGCACCTGCAATCAGCAGATGGGGCATTTTGTCAAGCTCTGCTACAACGGGGTTTCCTATTTTATCTTTTCCCAAGCAAATTGTAAGTTTTGATTTGGATTTATCAAAAGCGCTTGAAACTACTACTTCCTTGAATTTAACTATTTCTCTGTCAGCATTTGGTATTTCAATACCGACTACTGCCTTTCCTGGAATCGGTGCTTCTATTCTTATGCTTGTAGCCCGAAGCGCAAGAGATAGATCGTCTGTAAGATTTACGATTTTATTTATCTTTACACCCGGAGCCGGTTCATATTCAAAAGTTGTAATTACAGGACCCGGAGTAACCGCTACAACTTTACCGTTTACACCAAAATCTTCCAGTTTCTTTTCCAAAAGCTTTGACTGCATTTTAAGGTTTTCAGCATTAATACCAGCCGATCTTGCCAAAGGATTGTCCAGAAAACTTACGGAAGGCAGTGCAAATTCATTGGCATCACGCATGAAATCAAACACATCTTGTTTTGGAACAGGAATTTGTTTAACGGGTTTTCTCTTTATAGACTTTATCTCTATTTCATGCTCGTTTTCACCGCTTTGTTCGGCTTTTATTCTTAAACGTTTTTTAGTTTTTTCCTTTCGTTCTTTGCGTAATACTGCCTGTGTTTTTAAGCGTTCTGCAGCAATTAAACATATATTCCATGATCGTTTCAAAGTACTTATTATTGAAAGGCCGGTGGCAAAAATAAAGCCTATCGCCAGAGAAAGAACAAGGATAATAACTGATCCGGTGATATTGGAGTATTTTACAAGAAAGGATTTTAAAAAAATTCCTATTATCCCGCCTGATGGGAATTCACTCCCTAATATTAAAAAACTGTTTTCATGAAATGATAGCAGACTGGCTGATGCTATTGTAAGAATGAGTCCGCCTGCAATTATGTAGATAATTATCTGCTTTGTATAAGCGCTGAAAAATCTTATGCTGACAAGAAGAATAGTTACGGGAATAAAAAATGAAGCTATTCCAAAAAGAGTAATAAAAGCATCAGCGATATAGGAACCTATAACACCAAATAGATTATGTACTTCACCGACGGTTTTTAAATTATTAACAGACGGATCATAAGGGCTGTATGACAAAAGACTTATTAAAGTAAAAATGACAAGAAAAAACAGAAAGATTCCTATTAGTTCCTTCCTCATATTTGTTGTCCTATTTTTATAGTTCTATAATAAAGAGAAGTATAACAGGCCTGCGTTTAATTGCAAAATTAAAATATTTTCTTAATGCGCTCTGAACGCCGGATTTTATTTTACTGATCCTGTCATCTACGCCGGGCGTTATGTCATCAACTATTTCAAGAATAACGCATTTAGCGTCTTCAAGCAGGTGTCCTGTTTCAGTTTCAAAAACAAACCCTTTTGAAACTATTTCAGGCCCGTATATAATAATGCCTGTTTCTTCGTCAAAGGCCATATTAACAACTACAAGCCCTTCTTCAGAAAGCAATCTTCTTTCTTTGAGAACACTTCTTCCGACATCACCAATGCCTTTTCCATCGATAAGAATTCGACCGGTTGTAATAGATTCTTTAATCTTTCCGCCTTTTTCATCAAACTCAATTACCTGACCATTTTCTGCAAGCAAAATATTTTCCCTCTTTATTCCTACTTCTGCTGCAAGGCGGGCATGAAGAGACATGTGCCTGTATTCGCCATGTATCGGAATAAAATATTTTGGTTTTGTAAGTGTTATCATTAATTTCAGTTCTTCTTTGAAAGCATGACCGGATACATGGATATTCGATATTTTTTCATATATTACATCCGCTCCGCGTTTATAAAGCTTGTTTATGATATTAGTAATTGCTCTTTCATTGCCGGGGATAAACTTGGAAGAAAGAATCATGGTATCGTTCTTTTTTACACTTATCTGCTTGTGCGCACCGGTAGCCATACGTGCAAGGGCAGACAGGGGCTCACCCTGGCTGCCTGTAGTAATCATAATTATTTCATCGTCCGGAAAATCGTTTATCTGGTTTATATCGATTTCAATCCCATCTTTAACTTTAAGAAAGCCGAGCTTTTTTGCTATGCTGACGCTGATTTCTATACTTCTGCCATTAAAAATAATCTTTTTATCCCTTGCTTCTGCAATATGAACAATCTGCTGGATTCTTGCGATATTGGAGGCAAAAAGAGCGATTATTATTCTACCCGTGCATCCTGCTGTTATCCTGGCAATTGTTTCGCCTATCTCTTTTGCGGAAATAGTATAGCCTTCTTTTTCAATATTTGTTGAATCTGAAAGCAGACATAAAACTCCTTCATTTCCGCAGCGTGCAAAACTATGCACATCTGTTATCATTCCTTCCATTGTATAACTGATTTTAAAATCGCCAGTATGAACAATAAGGCCCAAAGGAGTTCTGATTGCAAGCCCAACACCATCAACTACACTGTGGCCTACTTTAATAAATTCAATTTCAAATGGTCCAAGTTTTAGTTTTTCTTGGGATGAGATTTCGTACAACAATGCGGAAGAAAGCAGAGAATGCTCCTCAAGCCTGTGCCGGACAAGGCCTAAAGTAAACGAGGTTCCAAAAACAGGCACATTTATATCTTTGAGCAAATAAGGAAGTGCCCCGATATGGTCTTCATGAGCGTGAGTCAAAACTACTCCAAGTATCCTGGATTTATTTTGTCTAAGATAGGATATATCAGGAATTACAAAATCGACTCCAAGCATGTAATCTTCAGGGAACATGAGGCCGGCATCGACTACAAATATTGAATCACCATATTCAAAGGCCATCATGTTTAGGCCGATTTCCCCCAACCCTCCAAGAGGAATAATTTTTAGCATTTTAATATTTCCTGTGGGTAGTCTTTTTTTGAGTCCATCATAGTTAAATTTATATTAAACTGAGATTTCAAGCT
Protein-coding regions in this window:
- a CDS encoding glycogen-binding domain-containing protein yields the protein MKNMKDIDLNKNSDINYLTGMIAGLPDEEPPGNFTQAVMQRISPKQVSLWQKILRLLIAPFTVISIRPLHAAGTIILIVGLLFVYKTIWISHTDYPLTANSKTANIKTVNFILDYPSATTVAVIGSFNHWQPEHYHMQKNPTDGTWQLSVKIQPGRHTYAFVVDDNKIIADPRALWEQDDGFGTRNSILTISNGYSDENQT
- a CDS encoding RNA polymerase sigma factor; translated protein: MNLKETLLIKSILDGNAQEYAILVNRYKRPIFNLLFRMTGSREDAADLAQETFLKAYKNLEKFRLSESFFPWLYAIALNLARDSWRKQKHATKHAEEVGRLMENCPEEKTYAEDRIIVSMDTRRLKNCLNQLPHNYREALILRYHEGLPMGDIGKALGVSTSGAKMRISRGLEKLRDLFQSSFSAIKQVSKGKQDN
- a CDS encoding isoamylase early set domain-containing protein, producing MTGSICLRIFILIIIMTISGCSSIAFLVAKYHTHTMLFKYEGQAQSVCLAGDFNKWSQNTHCLDKQNGVWSIQLILPHGTHRYAFIINSRQWVLDPNALFTETDGFDRQNSVIIVN
- a CDS encoding DNA translocase FtsK, whose product is MRKELIGIFLFFLVIFTLISLLSYSPYDPSVNNLKTVGEVHNLFGVIGSYIADAFITLFGIASFFIPVTILLVSIRFFSAYTKQIIIYIIAGGLILTIASASLLSFHENSFLILGSEFPSGGIIGIFLKSFLVKYSNITGSVIILVLSLAIGFIFATGLSIISTLKRSWNICLIAAERLKTQAVLRKERKEKTKKRLRIKAEQSGENEHEIEIKSIKRKPVKQIPVPKQDVFDFMRDANEFALPSVSFLDNPLARSAGINAENLKMQSKLLEKKLEDFGVNGKVVAVTPGPVITTFEYEPAPGVKINKIVNLTDDLSLALRATSIRIEAPIPGKAVVGIEIPNADREIVKFKEVVVSSAFDKSKSKLTICLGKDKIGNPVVAELDKMPHLLIAGATGSGKSVALNTMICSLLYKSTPDEIKLLMVDPKRIELSMYDGIPHLITPVVTDIKKATNALFWAVNEMERRYIILSESHARNINQYQHKVAKGEKNEKGEDLEKLPLIVIIIDELADMMMVASRDVEVSLTRIAQMARAAGIHLILATQRPSVNVLTGIIKANFPTRLSFQVSSKTDSRTILDANGAENLLGNGDMLFMPPGTSRIQRIHGAYISEAEITKITEFLKKQKKPEYDEKITEARTADESGDEETEYDERYDDAVALVTKTGHASISMVQRHLRIGYNRAARIIEVMEKEGVVGPSDGVKPREVLANRL
- a CDS encoding ribonuclease J is translated as MLKIIPLGGLGEIGLNMMAFEYGDSIFVVDAGLMFPEDYMLGVDFVIPDISYLRQNKSRILGVVLTHAHEDHIGALPYLLKDINVPVFGTSFTLGLVRHRLEEHSLLSSALLYEISSQEKLKLGPFEIEFIKVGHSVVDGVGLAIRTPLGLIVHTGDFKISYTMEGMITDVHSFARCGNEGVLCLLSDSTNIEKEGYTISAKEIGETIARITAGCTGRIIIALFASNIARIQQIVHIAEARDKKIIFNGRSIEISVSIAKKLGFLKVKDGIEIDINQINDFPDDEIIMITTGSQGEPLSALARMATGAHKQISVKKNDTMILSSKFIPGNERAITNIINKLYKRGADVIYEKISNIHVSGHAFKEELKLMITLTKPKYFIPIHGEYRHMSLHARLAAEVGIKRENILLAENGQVIEFDEKGGKIKESITTGRILIDGKGIGDVGRSVLKERRLLSEEGLVVVNMAFDEETGIIIYGPEIVSKGFVFETETGHLLEDAKCVILEIVDDITPGVDDRISKIKSGVQSALRKYFNFAIKRRPVILLFIIEL